CGGTTGCACAACTGTTTCATTATACTCCGGTTGCCCCTGCTTTTTGATGTAATTCACCAATTTTTCCACATCCGCATCGGAAATAAACGCGCCTTGCACGCGCCGCGGTTTCGGTGCGCCGATCGGGTAGAAAAGCATGTCGCCTTTACCAAGTAATTTCTCCGCCCCCGCCATATCCAAAATCGTGCGCGAATCGATTTGACTCGAAACGGCAAACGAAATTCGACTCGGAATGTTGGCTTTGATGGTACCCGTCAATACGTCAACGGACGGACGCTGCGTCGCGAGCACGAGATGCAGTCCGGCCGCGCGCGCCATTTGGGCGAGACGCGCGATCGCGTCTTCCACATCATGCGGCGCGACCATCATCAAGTCCGCGAGTTCGTCAATGATAATGACGACAAGCGGCAACGGCGAATCCGGATTCGCTTCATTGTAACCGGTAATGTTACGCACTTTAGCGGAAGCGAATAAACGGTAGCGGTTTTCCATTTCACGCACCGCCCAACGCAATACGCCCGCCGCTTTTTTGACATCGGTGACAACCGGCGTCAAAAGATGAGGGATATGGTTATACTGCGCGAGTTCGACTACTTTCGGGTCGATCAGAATTAATTTCACTTCATCGGGATACGAACGCAGCAAAATGCTGGATACCAGCGTGTTGATGCAAACGCTTTTGCCAGAACCGGTGGAGCCCGCTACCAAAAGGTGCGGCATCTTGGCAAGATCGGTAATCACCGGCTGACCGGTAATATCTTCTCCCAAACCGACGGCGATGCCGCCGACCGCATGTTGAAATTCGTCGCAGGCAAGCACTTCGCGTAAGCCCACGGAAGAAATTTCCCGGTTCGGCACTTCGATGCCGACCGCCGCTTTGCCGGGAATCGGCGCTTCGATACGGACGTCGGTCGCCGCGAGTTGCAGCGCGATATCGTCCGCCAAGTTAACGATTTTGCTTACTTTCACGCCCGGTCCCGGTTCCAGCTCGTAACGCGTCACGGACGGACCGCGGCTGGCGTGAATAATTTTAGTTTCCACGCCGAAGCTCGCCAATAATTCTTCGAGTTTCTGCGCGTTTTCCGCTACTTCCGCCTGCGTGTCGGCCGTGCTTTGTCGCGTTTTGGTAAGCAAACTCAGTGGCGGCAATTTATAATCAGCGCGATCACTTTTCGGCTTCGCGGGCGCGATATCCGGCTTCACTTGTTCCGTATCGGTGTCCGGTTCCGGCTTCATCCAGCTCGGTTCCGGCGCGACAGCCGATGCCTTCACGGGCGGTGTAAACGGGGTAACTGCCGCAGCCGGCGTATGGCGATCCGACGAGGGTTCATCGTTTACCGGTGGTTTCTCTTTCGACTTGTCAAAATCAAAAAACTGCGCGCGCTGTTTTTGTTCCGTAGGCGTGGTTTCGACATGACGATGCGCCTCTACGGTTTCTTTCACTTTGTCACTCGCTTTTTCCCAATGCGGTTGCGCTTTGCCTTTGACAAAGTTGACGCCGTCCGTCACCGTCCATTTGCTGACGAAAATAGTATTCACCACGAGAATGACGAGCAGCGCAAGTTTCACGCCCGTCTCACCGAAAAGCGTGCGCAGACACAGCAAACCCGCGCCGCCAAGCGCGCCGCCGTACTGCGGAAACCAGGACGGCTGGATTTCCTGACCGGTCGGCACGTACCACCAGTGCAACGTGATCAGTCCGAGAACAAAGTAAATAATCCAGGCCGTATCCCGTGTTTTCACCGCCATCGCGCGCGGGCGATAAACGTATCGCGCGCCGAGGAAGATCAGCGCCAGCGCCGGAATAAACGCGCCGAGACCGAATAAATATTCCAAAATCGTGTGCGTCCAATACCCGGCGATACCGACATCAAAACGGGCAATCGCGATCAATGCGAACAACCCGACGGCGATCATCAGCACGCCGCCGATTTCAAAGCGTCGGCTTTCCTGCCGTGCCGTTTCTGTTTTGGTTGGGGATTTACGATTTGCTTTGGGCACTCTGTTTCTCCTTTGTAGCGCTAAGACCGCGCCGTTCGTTCCAGCGGCGGACGAGCTCCTCTTCGCTGCCGTACATTTTCGGTTGATAGTACTGATCATTCACGATCGGATCGGGTAAATACTGCTGCTTGACCCATCCGTTCGGATATTGATGGGCGTATCGATACGTTTGTCCATGACCCAGTTGTTGCGCGCCGCTGTAATGCGCATCACGCAGATGCGCGGGTACATTTCCCATGGCGCCCTGCCGCACGCGCGACAAGGCCGCGTCAATCCCGGTAATCACCGAGTTGCTTTTCGGCGCCAGCGCAACATACAACACCGCTTCCGCTAAAATAATCCGCGCTTCGGGAAAGCCGACCATCTCCGCCGCCTGCGCCGCCGCCTGCGCGACAACAAGCGCTTGCGGATCGGCCAGTCCGACATCTTCCGCCGCGCAAATCATGATCCGTCGCGCCATGAACGAGGGTTTCTCGCCGCCTTCGATCATGCGGGCGAGGTAATGCAACGCCGCATCGGCATCCGAGCCGCGCATGCTTTTGATAAACGCGGACGCGATATCGTAATGGCTGTCGCCGCTTTTATCGTAGGCCAATCGCCCGATACCGGCCGCCCGCTCGACTTCCGCAAGCGTCACTTCCGCGCCCGGCGCAAGTCCGGCCGCGGTCTGCTCGAGCATATTCAGCGCGAGCCGCGCATCGCCATTAGCCTGTAGCGCGAGTTCACGGAGCACCTCCGGCGCCACGGTAAGTTTTTGTTTACCCAAGCCGCGCTCCGCATCCGTCACCGCATTTTGCAAAATCCGGACAATGGCCGCCGGTGTCAACGCTTCCAAACGAATCAG
Above is a window of Negativicoccus succinicivorans DNA encoding:
- a CDS encoding DNA translocase FtsK 4TM domain-containing protein codes for the protein MPKANRKSPTKTETARQESRRFEIGGVLMIAVGLFALIAIARFDVGIAGYWTHTILEYLFGLGAFIPALALIFLGARYVYRPRAMAVKTRDTAWIIYFVLGLITLHWWYVPTGQEIQPSWFPQYGGALGGAGLLCLRTLFGETGVKLALLVILVVNTIFVSKWTVTDGVNFVKGKAQPHWEKASDKVKETVEAHRHVETTPTEQKQRAQFFDFDKSKEKPPVNDEPSSDRHTPAAAVTPFTPPVKASAVAPEPSWMKPEPDTDTEQVKPDIAPAKPKSDRADYKLPPLSLLTKTRQSTADTQAEVAENAQKLEELLASFGVETKIIHASRGPSVTRYELEPGPGVKVSKIVNLADDIALQLAATDVRIEAPIPGKAAVGIEVPNREISSVGLREVLACDEFQHAVGGIAVGLGEDITGQPVITDLAKMPHLLVAGSTGSGKSVCINTLVSSILLRSYPDEVKLILIDPKVVELAQYNHIPHLLTPVVTDVKKAAGVLRWAVREMENRYRLFASAKVRNITGYNEANPDSPLPLVVIIIDELADLMMVAPHDVEDAIARLAQMARAAGLHLVLATQRPSVDVLTGTIKANIPSRISFAVSSQIDSRTILDMAGAEKLLGKGDMLFYPIGAPKPRRVQGAFISDADVEKLVNYIKKQGQPEYNETVVQPVAEAEEAQQPRWEDELLPDAIRMVMDTEQASVSMLQRRFRVGYTRAGRLIDTMENMGIVGPSLGSKARDILLTKDEVEELLARYEGNSES
- a CDS encoding replication-associated recombination protein A, yielding MANLFEQTQRADFRPLAVRMRPRTLEEIYGQEAVVGAQSFLAAMIRSDTVPSLLLFGPPGTGKTTIARVIANLTQSEFVTVNATTSGVAELRKVIAEAKEQGSLYGRRTIVFIDEIHRFNKGQQDLLLSYVEDGTITLIGATTENPFFEVQKALLSRLRLIRLEALTPAAIVRILQNAVTDAERGLGKQKLTVAPEVLRELALQANGDARLALNMLEQTAAGLAPGAEVTLAEVERAAGIGRLAYDKSGDSHYDIASAFIKSMRGSDADAALHYLARMIEGGEKPSFMARRIMICAAEDVGLADPQALVVAQAAAQAAEMVGFPEARIILAEAVLYVALAPKSNSVITGIDAALSRVRQGAMGNVPAHLRDAHYSGAQQLGHGQTYRYAHQYPNGWVKQQYLPDPIVNDQYYQPKMYGSEEELVRRWNERRGLSATKEKQSAQSKS